Sequence from the Bacillus thuringiensis genome:
TTTAAACCGTTTTAAGACTATTAATGATACACTGGGTCATTCGATTGGTGACAGGGTTTTAAAAGAAGTTGCTAAACGTTTTAGGACATGTCTGTCACCGCCTATTCCTCTAGCAAGAATAGGTGGAGATGAGTTTGCAATCATTGTCCATAACCACACGGAACAACAGCTATTGGATTTGTGTAAAAATCTATTTCGTATAACTGATGAACCATTTGTAGTAAATCATCATAGTTTTTACTTATCTCTTAGTATAGGAATAGCAGTGTATCCGTTTGGAGGAATAAATACTACTACACTTTTACAACACGCTGATATCGCTATGTATAGTGCAAAGGAAAAAGGTAACAATGCTGTTTGTATGTATGACGAGGCATTATCTCAAAAAGTAACTCGTCGATTACGATTAGAACAAGATTTACCAAATGCAATTGAAAATAATGAATTGTTTTTATTGTATCAACCACAAATTGATAGTAAGGCAGGTAAGGTTATTGGTGCAGAGGCTTTAATACGTTGGCAACATCCAGAGCTTGGGCTGATTTCTCCTTTTGAGTTTATACCTATAGCAGAAGAAACGTCGCAGATTATTTCAATTGGGAAGTGGACGTTACAGAAAGCGTGTCGACAACTGAAAGAATGGCATTCTGCGGGCTTTTCAAATCTAAAGATGGGGATAAATTTATCAGCTATAGAGTTTGAACAGAAAGATTTTATTCAAAAGATTATTTCTACCATAGAAGAAATAGGAGTACCAGCTAACTTGATTGATTTGGAATTAACAGAGCGAATTGCCATGGTAGATGAGAAAGAAACTTTATCGAAGTTAAAAGCCTTGAAATCATATGGTGTACATTTATCAATTGATGATTTTGGTACAGGATATTCTTCATTAGCGTATCTACCCTTGTATCCAATTGATACTTTGAAAATTCCAAGAGAATTTGTGAATAGAATTGGAACTTCAAATGATGGAGATGAAATTATTCAAACAATTATTTCGTTAGCCCATACTTTAAATATGAAAGTAATAGCAGAAGGGGTAGAAACGAAGGAGCAATTAACAGTGTTACAACAAAATGCATGTTATCTAATTCAAGGTTATTACTACAGTAAGCCTGTAAATGAAGATGAATTTATTAATTTTTTAAATACGACACAAAATAAATAAGTCCCAAAAAATATATGAATTAAAGTGAGAAGACGTTCTACTCATATGGAGTAGAACGTTTTTCTTATGTTTACTTTCAGAAGGTATGCAGTTAAGTTTCTGTTTTTGAGAGTAAATTTATTATCCATATTCTCATTATTAGATTTGTTTTGAACTACACGCTTATTTAAGTGAATAAAAGTTAGAATAATTAAGGGAAAGGATAATTTTGTTCTTAATTAACATAATTTTCAAAAATAAAATCTGCGGATGTTAAGATTTGTTATATAATATAGTTGTCAAAGTACTACCCCTGTAGTTTCTATGATGAATCGGTAAGATAGTTTGTTTGTCCCATATATTCACGTGATATAAAAAAACTTGTAGAGATTCCTGCAAGTTCTTTTTTTAAGGATTAAATGTGAATCTGAAATAAAGTAACGAGTTTTTGAGGGGAGAAAAGTAAATGTTTATAAAAGCAGAAAGATTACTAATACGAAAATTTGAATTCAAGGATTGGGAAGCTGTTCATGAGTATACATCAGATAGCGATGTTATGAAATACATACCTGAAGGGGTTTTTACTGAAGAAGATACAAGAAACTTTGTAAATAAAAATATGGGTGAAAATGCTAAGAACTTTCCTGTGATACTAATAGGTGAAAATATCCTGATTGGTCATATTGTTTTTCATAAATATTTTGGTGAACATACTTATGAGATTGGGTGGGTATTCAATCCTAAATATTTCAATAAAGGATATGCTTCTGAAGCAGCACAAGCTACATTGAAATATGGGTTTAAGGAAATGAAATTACATAGAATTATAGCTACATGTCAGCCAGAAAATACCCCATCATATCGAGTGATGGAGAAAATTGGAATGAGGAGAGAAGGCTATTTCAAGAAGTGTATCCCTCATGGAAATGAATGGTGGGATGAATATTATTACGCTATTTTAGAAGAAGAGTAGTGTCTCAGAACGTATTATTAAAATCAAAATCATAATTAAAATTGTGCTATCATTTTTTGAGAATTGCTTGGTCTATAAAATAATTAAAATGTGGGTGGTGCTCTATGCCTATCACGCTAACATTATACAAGTTTAATTTATCGAATGGATAAAGCAGATACTCGAGTTATCATTTTAGAAGGAAATGGGTTTGGGTTTTCAAGTGGATTTGACTCATCTGAAGATATAAAACGCCTTCCTAACGATTATACAGGTGGAATTTGGACAAATCGCATTGATAAAATAGCACCTATATTTAAGAAATAAGGGATAATATAACAGTGGAAGTTTTTTTATCTGTTTAACCGTTTATCTATTTAAAAGAAGACTCATTAATAATTTTAAAGGTTTATATACCGATAAACACCCCTGATTTCCATTATTCATAGGAAATCAGGGGTGTTTTTTGGATGAATGGAACTTATTTTACTTATATTCAAACAGCAGTACGACAGCGATTAAATAATTACTCGCAAGATGTAAAAAATGGGCTTAATCCTCATAAATAAATAACTGTAGAAAAGTAAATTTTTTATTTGGGGGTACTTTCAAAATTTTAGGGTGATGGGCATGTGAAGGTACCTCTAGAAGGAATTCATATCTTAATATTTATACAAAAAATCCGGAAATAATTGTATATTAAATTTTGCAATTATATCTCTTATATCACTCATATTGAAGGGGGAAAACGAATAAAAAAACAGTTATTACATTGCTTGCTGCAGGAACAATGTTAGGTGCACCATTTTCAACTGCGTTTGCAGAAGAGCAAGTTTCCCAACAAGAAGCAATGGATAAAATGGAGGTACTACAAAAAAATTGGAATGAGGAACAGGGAAGCCCATCATTTCTTTCAGGTGACTTATCTGATAAAAAGGTAGAGACTCAAAAAGCGGTAAAAGAGTTTCTTGAAGAAAATAAAGAATTATTTAAAATAAATCCACAAAAAGATTTAACACTTAAAGAAGTGAAATCAGATGATTTAGGTATGAAACACTATGTTTATACACGATCTATAAATAAAATAACCGTTGATAGTGCACAATTTATTGTACATACAGATAAAGAGGGTAGAGTAACAACGACCAATGGAGATGTCCATCCAGCTGCAGAGGAAAGATTAAAGGGTAATACAAAAGCAAAGATTACAAAGGAAACAGCACTTTCAAATGCTTGGAAACATATTAAACTTACAAAAAGTGATACGCTAGTAAAAATGGATGGAAATGCATTAGATCAAATAAAAGAAAACTTAGAGTCTACTAATGAAAAAGCAGATTTAGTTGTATATGAAAAAGATGGAACTTACCATTTAACATTTAAAGTGAAACTACAATTTATTAAACCTGATGGTGCTAACTGGCACATCTATGTTAATGCGGAAGATGGGACAATTGTAGATTCATATAATGCAGTTACAGATGCAGATAGTGCTCATAAAGGTTATGGATATGGGGTACTAGGTGATAACAAAGAATTAAATACAACTTTTAGTAGTGTAAAGGGAAAATACTACTTAAAAGACACAACAAAGCCTATGAATGGTGGCTATATTGAAACATTTACAGTAAATCATAGCGATAAAGATTATCCAATAAATTACCGTCTATTTGATGATGATAATGCTTGGACAAATAAAGATCAAGGGCCAGCAGTTGATGCCCATTATCATGCAGGAAAAGTCTATGATTATTATAAAAATGTCCATAATCGTAATAGTATTGATGGGAAAGGTAAAACGATTCGCTCCGCTGTGAATTATGGAGTTAACGTAAATAATGCATTTTGGAATGGCCAGCAAATGATATATGGGGATGGAAATGGTCGCAGATTTATTACACTTTCTGGTTCTCTTGATGTTGTGGCACATGAATTAACTCATGCTGTTACAGAGTATTCTGCTGATCTTCGTTACGTAAATCAATCAGGTGCATTAAATGAATCTTTCTCTGATGTCTTTGGCTATTTTGTTGATCCTACCAATTGGGATGTAGGAGATGCTGTATTTACACCTGGTGTTTCTGGGGACGCACTACGAAGCTTATCAAATCCTGAGGAATAGGGACAACCTGCCCATATGAAAAACTATCAATATCTTCCAGAAACTGAAGAAGGAGATAATGGTGGAGTGCATATTAATAGTGGTATTCCAAATAAGGTTTTATATTTTACAATTAATTCCATTGGTGAAGAAAAGGCAGAAAAAATCTATTATCGTGTATTAACAACATATTTGACTCCAACTAGCGATTTTAAACAAGCTCGTACTGCTTTATTACAATCTGCGGCTGATTATGATGGCTATGATAGTGTAACTTATAAAGCCATAGAAAATGCTTGGAATCAGGTCGGTGTAAAATAATTTAATTTGGCTACTATAGGCTAAGAATTTTATTTATTAAAACTGAAAAATTGGCGATTCTAGCTCTTTATAAAGATGGTTGTCATTCAATAGCTGACATTACGGAAAAGTTTTCTGTTAATTCTGGAACGATTAGAGCTTGGAAAATAAGCTATGAAGTGAATGGTGAAGAAGGCCTAGAAGAAGCGCTTTCTTGGAAAAAAGAGATAAAGATAGATTTGAGCGTAGAGAGAAATTGTAATTAAAGTAAGATAGGAAGAAGACTAGCATTGAGAAATATAAAAGATGGAAGTAACATAGGGGATTTACGCATAAAGTAATATTGACAGTTGAATTAACAAAATTTTCATTTTAATCAAATAAATACATGGTGTTTTTAAATTATAATAATGTTATTACGATGAAAATAAGGCTATTAAATAGTTATTTTAAAAATCAATTTTAGATAGGAAGAGGATAATGAAGACCAGAGATAGTTATAAAATTATTGTAATTGGTGCTGGGACTGCTGGAATATCTTCTACTGCACATTTGTTACGAAATGTACCCCTATTGAAAGAAAGTATTGCAATTATTGATCCGTCAAAAAAACATTATTTTCAACCACTATGGAGTTTAGTGGGGGGAGGAATTGTTTCAAAGGAAATTACGATGCGTGATCAAGAATTGCTTATTCCAAAAGGGGCAACATGGATCCCTAAAAGTGTTATTAAGTTGTTTCCGGATGAAAATAAGCTACTTTTAGATGATGGACTGCTGCTTGAGTATGAAATTCTTATTGTAGCAGCCGGTATACAAATAAATTGGGACGGTATTAAAGGTTTAAAAGAGTCTATTGGGACTAATGGGGTTTGTAGCAATTACTCTTATAAATATGTTGATTCTACTTGGAAAGAAATTAAAAAATTTAAAGGAGGAAATGCGGTTTTTACCCACCCCAATACTCCTATTAAATGCGGTGGTGCCCCACAAAAGATTATGTATTTAGCAGAAGAGTATTTTTCTAATAACGGTGTAAGAAATAAAAGTGAAGTAATGTTTTATACAGCGAACGCTAACATATTTCAGGTTCCACGATATGCTAATACATTAGAACAAGTACTAGAAAGAAAGCAAATTATAACAAATTATAATAAAAACTTAGTAGAAATTATTGCCGAAAAGAGAGAAGCAATTTTTGAAGATACACAAACACTGAAAAGAGAAACTGTACCATACAGTATGATCCATGTTGTTCCACCAATGGGGCCACCTAATTTTATTAAAGAGAGTGAAATAAGTGATTCTCAGGGGTGGGTAGATATAAACCCTTATACTTTACAACATGTGCAGTATAAGAATATTTTCGGACTTGGAGATTGTACCAATTTACCCACCTCTAAAACTGGAGCGGCAATTCGAAAACAAATACCTATCTTAAAACAAAATATTATGGACGTACTTAACGGAAGAGACTTGCAGGCTAAATATGATGGGTATACATCTTGTCCGATTATTACTGGTTATAAAAGTCTGATACTCGCTGAATTTAACTATAAACATGAGCCTCAAGAAACGTTTCCATTTAATCAAGCGAAAGAACGGTATAGTATGTTTTTACTTAAAAGATATATGTTGCCCTATATGTATTGGAATTTTATGTTGAAAGGGATCCTATAAGAGAAAAGAGAAAGTGGTTATAAAAATTAAAATTGAAAAGCAATTTGAAATAACTAATTGGAGGGAATAGCTATGCTTTTAAAATATTTTTATGATGAAAAATTAGCACATGCTTCCTATTTAGTCGGTTGTCAGAAGGAAGGTGTAGCAATTGTAATTGATCCAGGTCGCTATATAGAACAATATATAGAATTTGCTAAGAAAGAGGGGATGGAAGTAATAGCTGCGGCTGAAACTCACATTCATGCAGATTTTCTTTCTGGGTCTAGAGAACTTTCTACTCTTTATCATGCCAATTTATATGTATCTGATGAAGGGGATTGTGATTGGAAATATCAATATCTTAACGAAGGTCGATACAAATTAGTTAGAGAGGGCTCAGAGTTTAAAGTAGGTCATATAAAATTTAATGTAATGCACACACCAGGGCATACGCCTGAAAGTATTTCTTTTTTAGTAACTGATACAAGTCAAAATAATTATACGAATGATAAGCCGATAGGAATATTCACAGGTGATTTTATTTTTGTAGGAGATATAGGAAGGCCGGACTTATTAGAAACCGCTGTAGGTATGAAAGATACTGCAAAAATAGGAGCGAAACAATTATTTAATTCTATACAAAAAATAAAAATACTCCCTGATTATTTGCAGATATGGCCATCACATGGTGCAGGAAGCGCATGTGGAAAAGCATTAGGAGCAATTCCAACTTCTACATTAGGTTATGAAAAGATGTTCAATTGGGCATTTCAGTTTAATGAAGAAAGTGATTTTGTATCGACTTTATTGACGGGACAGCCAGAGCCTCCAAAATATTTTTCATTAATGAAGGATTTAAATAAGTACGGTCCACCAATTCGTAAGAAGAGAGAAGTTTTTGCTATTAAAACAGTAAAAGAACTTCAAGAAGTTATGAGGAGTGTTCAGCAAATAGTTGATATAAGGGATGTAGAGAGTTTTGCTTCTGGTCACATCGAGAAATCAATTAACATACCGTATAACAATTCCTTTACAACCTGGTGTGGATGGTTACTAGATTATAAAACAGAAACTATAATCATTCTAGATGAGGAAAAAGTTAGAGTTGAGGAGGTTATTAGAGACTTTGAATCTATTGGGCTAGATAATATTATTGCTTTTGCACCCTTACAAGTTATACAAAGACTTGATAGGTTTGAAAGTTACAAAGAAAAAACATCAATTGAATTATATCCGCATATAAAAGATGGAAGCGTTAAGGTAATCGACGTGCGTAGTAAAAAGGAGTGGGAGGAAGGACATCTTTATGATGCAATACATATCCCTTTAGGAAATCTATTTAAGCAGCTAGATTGTATACCAAAGGATTGCCCAATCGTTTTACAATGTCGAACCGGATTGCGTTCCGCTATAGCAGCTAGTATTATACAGAGAGCTGGTATAAAGGAAGTGGTTAATCTAAAGGGAGGATTTCTTGCATGGAAAAAAGAAGAGCTTCCTTATACAACTTGTAATCTCAATGTGTAGGGAAATAATTTTTATTAATTTATCCGATAAGGAAAATTACGGATTACATAGGAGTATATCTATAAATAGGAGCACCACATTAAAATAGGAGAAATAGATAATTTATTCTATAGACCTAAATTTATTCAGAATTATGCTGATGAGCAAATGGATATAGTTTTATCAGGACACGCTCAGGGTGGACAATTTAGGTTACTATTTATCAGCAAATTAGTGGCTCCAAATCAAGGTGTTTTACCTAAATATACAGCCGGTTTATATGAAAAACAAAATACGTCTATGGTAGTGAGTAGAGGATTAGGTAATAGTATCATTCTGCAAAGAATTTTTAATAGGCCAGAACTTGTAGTCGTACAGTTAAATTGAACTGTACGACTTTTCTATACAGAAAAAAATAGGACATATGCATTTTATACAAGTTAACATTACAATTTTGTTAAAAATTTTCTACGTTACATAAAGTAACAAAATTTGACCCGAAGAGTTTGTTATAGTGTAAATAATCAAAAAACTTAAAAATTAGTCGAGTGAAATGTGTGATAAGTAATTCATGTAAAAAACTTAAAGGGGTGTACACATGCATAAAGAATATGAAATTGAAGAGTATACGGCGATTGAGGAACAAATACATTATTATTGCAAATGTTTATTAGTAAGTCATCCTGATCAAATTATAAAGTATTTAGAAAAAAGGTTAGAAAAATATGCGGAAACATTACAATATGCACATTTATATCCTGACACAGTTATTTTACCGTTACAGCAATTAGTTATCGAATATTCTTTAGATGTTGCTAGAATTAGGAAATATATGAATTTAAAAACGTAAAGTAAAATATATAATTGAAATGAAACAGAGTCGACTTTAAGAAAGGATATTCTAATGTCGACTCTGTTTCATTGTTTAATATTGTTGACGGAAAACCATACTAATCAATGAAGTTTGACATATAATTACGCAAGAGTAAAATAAAAGTGAGTACTCACTCATTTTGGAAAAGGGGGAAGAATACGTGCAGCAACCTGCCATTATTTTACGGACTGTATCGAAAAGTTTTGGAAAAAAAGAAGTTTTACACAATCTTTCATTACAAGTTGAAAAAGCAGAGATATTTGGTTTAGTTGGGCCTTCAGGTTCAGGGAAAACGACTCTTATTAAATTGATTGCGGGTATTAATGAGGCAACGGAAGGTGAAGTGCTTGTTTACAACACGAACATGCCTAATTTAAATGAAATGAAAAGAATTGGTTATATGGCTCAAGCTGATGCATTATACGAAGAACTATCAGCATATGAAAATGCAGATTTTATTGCAACGATGTACGGATTAAAGGGAAAACATAAAAAGGAAAGAATTGAAGAGATTTTTGAAATTGTACAATTATCACAACATATGAAAAAGCAAGTACAACATTTTTCAGGTGGCATGAAAAAGCGTTTATCATTAGCAATAGCACTCCTCCATGAACCCGAAATATTAATTTTAGATGAGCCAACAGTAGGGATAGATCCGCTTCTTAGAAAAACAATCTGGGAAAAGTTTTATGATCTTAAAAAGAAAGGCACAACGATAATTGTAACGACACACATTATGGATGAAGCTGAGTTTTGTGAGCGTCTAGGGCTGATTAGGGAAGGAAAGCTGGTTGCGACTGGAATACCTGAAGAATTGAAAAAGCGGGTATCATCAGGAAGGATTGAAGATGTCTTTTTGTTGGAAGAGGTGGCTGAATCATGAGAGTTATCGGTGTAATCATTCGTATTATTCGCCAATTTTTTCGAGATAAACGTTCGTTAGCGATGATGTTTGGGGCACCTATGTTATTACTTTGGTTATTGTCGCTAGTGTTTACACAAAAGGACTATGTACCGCATATTGCTGTTGTTGATATGCCCGCTCCAATAGTAACAGTGATGAAAAATCAGGAAGCGTCAATTTATGAATATAGTAAAGAAAAGGCAATGTCTGAGTTGGAAAAACAAAAGGTAGATGCGGTAATTCGTTTAGAAAATGGAAAAATGAATATTGTATTAGAAGGTAGTGATTCGTCAAAAAATCGTGCTGTGCTACAAATATTACAAAAAGGCACAGAGAAGAACGATGTATCGATTATGAAACCTGAAGTGAATTATTTACATGGTTCTAAAGACTTTACAATGTTTGATGGGCTTGGTCCCGTATTAATCGGTTTCTTTACATTTTTCTTTGTATTCATTTTATCAGGGGTATCTTTCGTAAGAGAGCGTTTAAGTGGTACTTTAGAAAGGTTATTATCGACGCCGGTAAGGAGATGGGAAATAGTTGTAGGATATATTATTGGCTTTGGAATCTTTGCATTCATACAATCCATTATTATCGTAAGTTTTTCAGTTTACATTTTAGACCTATATGTAGCTGGCTCCATATGGCTAACGCTACTTATTACATGTATGCTTTCTTTAACTGCTTTAACTTTAGGGACGTTTTTATCTGCATACGCAAATAATGAATTTCAAATGATCCAGTTTATACCGCTTGTCATTGTGCCACAAATTTTCTTTTCTGGTTTGTTTCCAATTGAATCTATGAATAAGTGGCTCCAAATGTTAGGGAAATTATTTCCGCTCACATATGGCGCTGACGCAATGAGACAAGTGATGATTCGAAATCAAGGAATTACAGAGATTGCATTAGATCTTACTGTTTTACTTCTTTTTTCACTATTATTTGCAGTAGGAAATGTATTTGCATTAAAGAAACATCGAAAAATATAATGATGATACAAAGGGGCATTATAGATGAAGAAGGATTGGCTGGAAGAATTGATTGCCGCAACAAATACAGATAAACGAAACGAACGTCAAATGCGTATTTTAGAAGCAGCCGTTGATATGTTTGGAGAAAAAGGATATGCTTCAACTTCAACAAGTGAAATTGCAAAGCGCGCTGGTGTAGCGGAAGGAACGATCTTCCGCTACTATAAAACGAAAAAAGATTTATTGTTAGCAGTCGTCATGCCGACATTAACAAAGTTTGCTGCACCATTTTTTGTACAAGCCTTTGCGAAAGAAATATTTAAATCGGAGTATGAATCGTATGAAGGACTTTTAAGAGTTGTCATTCATAATAGATTTGAATTTGCAAAAAAGCATTTTCCAATGATAAAAATATTAATTCAAGAAGTGCCGTTTCAGCCGGAACTGAAAAATGAAATACAACATTTAGTTGAAACAGAATTACTTTCACATTTTAAAAAGTTGATTGCAAAGTTTCAAGAAGAAGGAGAAATTATTGAAATGCCCCCATCTTCTGTTTTACGACTTACTTTATCAGCTGTATTAGGTTTATTATTAACACGATTTTTATTATTGCCTGAAGAAAAATGGGATGATGAAACGGAAATTGAAAGTACGATTCAATTTATATTGTACGGATTAACGCCACGATTTTAATCATAAGTAAAAATATGTTGAAGTGTGAAGTACTTATATCATTTTTTAGCAAAAAATTAATCGCCTTTAAACAGGCGATTAATTTTCATTATATATTTTTGATAAATAAGTACTTGTTTACTAAAAATGTTCCAAATTAACGTGTTTCTTTGTCTTTTCTTCTAAGACCTAATAATCCTGCTAGTCCTAATAAACCGAGCCAAGCCCAATTATTATTTTTATCACGATTATCATTTAAATCATTTGTCGTATTTACATTTCGAGTTCTCATATCATTATTAACTCTGTCTAAGTTATTGTCATTAACTCGAGTTGAAATGTCAGTGTTATTAACTCTATTCATATTATTTCCATCGTATTCAGCTTGTGCAGATGTACCTAAAAACATAATAGATAGTGCTAAAACACTTAAAATAGATGATAATTTCTTCTTCATAACGCTCCCTCCTTTCTTATGTATTAATTTCTCCAGAGCATGTGTGTATTATTCGTTTCACAATGTCTAAACCATCATTATAGAGCGCACATTAATAAAACTAAATGAATCAAACTTTGCTTAAAATGTAAAACTGAGTACAATTTATATTATATGGACTAGCACTAAGGAGGTAATGAAATGCGACAATTTGCTAAACCTAAAATTGTTGTAAGTAAATGTTTAGAATTTGATGCTTGTCGTTATAATGGAGAGATGATTCCGGATGCAACAATACGAAATTTGCAGCCATTTGTTACATTTATACCTGTTTGTCCAGAAGTTGAGATTGGATTGGGGACTCCTCGTGAAACGATACGCATTGTAGAAGAAAATGGTATGAA
This genomic interval carries:
- a CDS encoding GNAT family N-acetyltransferase, with the translated sequence MFIKAERLLIRKFEFKDWEAVHEYTSDSDVMKYIPEGVFTEEDTRNFVNKNMGENAKNFPVILIGENILIGHIVFHKYFGEHTYEIGWVFNPKYFNKGYASEAAQATLKYGFKEMKLHRIIATCQPENTPSYRVMEKIGMRREGYFKKCIPHGNEWWDEYYYAILEEE
- a CDS encoding helix-turn-helix domain-containing protein, with the translated sequence MAILALYKDGCHSIADITEKFSVNSGTIRAWKISYEVNGEEGLEEALSWKKEIKIDLSVERNCN
- a CDS encoding FAD/NAD(P)-binding oxidoreductase, which translates into the protein MKTRDSYKIIVIGAGTAGISSTAHLLRNVPLLKESIAIIDPSKKHYFQPLWSLVGGGIVSKEITMRDQELLIPKGATWIPKSVIKLFPDENKLLLDDGLLLEYEILIVAAGIQINWDGIKGLKESIGTNGVCSNYSYKYVDSTWKEIKKFKGGNAVFTHPNTPIKCGGAPQKIMYLAEEYFSNNGVRNKSEVMFYTANANIFQVPRYANTLEQVLERKQIITNYNKNLVEIIAEKREAIFEDTQTLKRETVPYSMIHVVPPMGPPNFIKESEISDSQGWVDINPYTLQHVQYKNIFGLGDCTNLPTSKTGAAIRKQIPILKQNIMDVLNGRDLQAKYDGYTSCPIITGYKSLILAEFNYKHEPQETFPFNQAKERYSMFLLKRYMLPYMYWNFMLKGIL
- a CDS encoding MBL fold metallo-hydrolase, with translation MLLKYFYDEKLAHASYLVGCQKEGVAIVIDPGRYIEQYIEFAKKEGMEVIAAAETHIHADFLSGSRELSTLYHANLYVSDEGDCDWKYQYLNEGRYKLVREGSEFKVGHIKFNVMHTPGHTPESISFLVTDTSQNNYTNDKPIGIFTGDFIFVGDIGRPDLLETAVGMKDTAKIGAKQLFNSIQKIKILPDYLQIWPSHGAGSACGKALGAIPTSTLGYEKMFNWAFQFNEESDFVSTLLTGQPEPPKYFSLMKDLNKYGPPIRKKREVFAIKTVKELQEVMRSVQQIVDIRDVESFASGHIEKSINIPYNNSFTTWCGWLLDYKTETIIILDEEKVRVEEVIRDFESIGLDNIIAFAPLQVIQRLDRFESYKEKTSIELYPHIKDGSVKVIDVRSKKEWEEGHLYDAIHIPLGNLFKQLDCIPKDCPIVLQCRTGLRSAIAASIIQRAGIKEVVNLKGGFLAWKKEELPYTTCNLNV
- a CDS encoding ABC transporter ATP-binding protein, whose protein sequence is MQQPAIILRTVSKSFGKKEVLHNLSLQVEKAEIFGLVGPSGSGKTTLIKLIAGINEATEGEVLVYNTNMPNLNEMKRIGYMAQADALYEELSAYENADFIATMYGLKGKHKKERIEEIFEIVQLSQHMKKQVQHFSGGMKKRLSLAIALLHEPEILILDEPTVGIDPLLRKTIWEKFYDLKKKGTTIIVTTHIMDEAEFCERLGLIREGKLVATGIPEELKKRVSSGRIEDVFLLEEVAES
- a CDS encoding ABC transporter permease yields the protein MRVIGVIIRIIRQFFRDKRSLAMMFGAPMLLLWLLSLVFTQKDYVPHIAVVDMPAPIVTVMKNQEASIYEYSKEKAMSELEKQKVDAVIRLENGKMNIVLEGSDSSKNRAVLQILQKGTEKNDVSIMKPEVNYLHGSKDFTMFDGLGPVLIGFFTFFFVFILSGVSFVRERLSGTLERLLSTPVRRWEIVVGYIIGFGIFAFIQSIIIVSFSVYILDLYVAGSIWLTLLITCMLSLTALTLGTFLSAYANNEFQMIQFIPLVIVPQIFFSGLFPIESMNKWLQMLGKLFPLTYGADAMRQVMIRNQGITEIALDLTVLLLFSLLFAVGNVFALKKHRKI
- a CDS encoding TetR/AcrR family transcriptional regulator, which translates into the protein MKKDWLEELIAATNTDKRNERQMRILEAAVDMFGEKGYASTSTSEIAKRAGVAEGTIFRYYKTKKDLLLAVVMPTLTKFAAPFFVQAFAKEIFKSEYESYEGLLRVVIHNRFEFAKKHFPMIKILIQEVPFQPELKNEIQHLVETELLSHFKKLIAKFQEEGEIIEMPPSSVLRLTLSAVLGLLLTRFLLLPEEKWDDETEIESTIQFILYGLTPRF
- a CDS encoding WGxxGxxG family protein, which translates into the protein MKKKLSSILSVLALSIMFLGTSAQAEYDGNNMNRVNNTDISTRVNDNNLDRVNNDMRTRNVNTTNDLNDNRDKNNNWAWLGLLGLAGLLGLRRKDKETR